The Streptomyces sp. NBC_00440 genome contains a region encoding:
- a CDS encoding response regulator transcription factor, whose amino-acid sequence MTIRVLVADDQAVVRDGVVLLLSSADDMEVVGEAGDGHEAVRLATESRPDVALVDLRMPGLTGAEVTARVVTADIGVRVLILTTYADDDAVMPALRAGASGYLTKDATGEAVLAAVRDVAAGHTVLDPAVQRRLVELVVSEPDSTAPAPGPAPVVAASPGVPAEAEGLTRREIDVVRLVAQGLNNRQVAKEMVVSQATVKTHLNHVLAKLALDDRGALIAWAWRYGLADRTP is encoded by the coding sequence GTGACGATTCGGGTACTGGTGGCGGACGATCAGGCAGTGGTACGGGACGGGGTCGTGCTGCTGCTGTCATCGGCCGACGACATGGAGGTGGTCGGCGAGGCGGGCGACGGGCACGAGGCCGTTCGGCTGGCCACGGAGTCGCGGCCCGATGTGGCCCTCGTCGACCTGCGGATGCCGGGGCTGACCGGCGCCGAGGTGACGGCCCGGGTCGTCACCGCGGACATCGGGGTCCGGGTGCTCATCCTGACCACGTACGCGGACGACGACGCGGTGATGCCGGCTCTGCGGGCGGGCGCGTCCGGCTATCTGACCAAGGACGCCACCGGTGAGGCGGTGCTCGCCGCGGTCCGCGATGTGGCGGCTGGGCACACCGTTCTGGACCCCGCGGTCCAGCGCCGCCTGGTCGAACTGGTCGTCAGCGAACCGGACTCCACCGCTCCGGCGCCCGGACCCGCCCCCGTGGTCGCGGCCTCACCCGGGGTTCCGGCCGAGGCCGAGGGCCTCACCCGGCGGGAGATCGACGTCGTGCGACTGGTGGCGCAGGGGCTCAACAACCGGCAGGTGGCCAAGGAGATGGTCGTCAGCCAGGCGACGGTCAAGACGCACCTCAACCATGTGCTGGCCAAGCTGGCCCTGGACGACCGCGGTGCGCTGATCGCCTGGGCCTGGCGGTACGGACTGGCCGACAGGACCCCGTAG
- a CDS encoding ABC transporter substrate-binding protein, protein MPNARASHISRRGILAAGGVIGIGAALTACGGSDSKSSGSAKSDSGPWSFKDDRGITAKADATPTKIVAFTGTAAALHDYGVEVTGVFGPTRTKDGKADVQAGDLDISKVEILGNVWGEFNVEKYAALSPQLLITGMYDKGALWYVPDESKSKILKLAPSVALMVARTSMPAALQRHAELAESLGADLKAKKVTDAKARFEKAAARLRSAAKANPKIKVLIGSASADLLYISTPEPSADLRYFKELGVNIVVPDKVDKDGWFESLSWENADKYPADIIMMDNRSSAIQPSALKSKPTWGELPAVKAGQVIPRSTTDPIFSYDKCAPALEALAKAIETAKKVS, encoded by the coding sequence ATGCCCAACGCCCGCGCCTCTCACATCTCCCGTCGCGGCATCCTCGCCGCGGGCGGCGTCATCGGTATCGGTGCCGCCCTCACTGCCTGCGGCGGCAGCGACTCCAAGAGCTCGGGCTCTGCGAAATCGGACTCCGGCCCCTGGTCCTTCAAGGACGACCGTGGCATCACCGCCAAGGCCGACGCAACCCCCACGAAGATCGTCGCCTTCACCGGGACCGCCGCGGCGCTGCACGACTACGGCGTCGAGGTCACCGGGGTCTTCGGGCCGACCAGGACCAAGGACGGCAAAGCCGATGTGCAGGCCGGCGATCTCGACATCAGCAAGGTCGAGATACTCGGCAACGTCTGGGGCGAGTTCAACGTCGAGAAGTACGCGGCACTCAGCCCCCAGCTGCTGATCACCGGCATGTACGACAAGGGCGCCCTCTGGTACGTCCCCGACGAGTCGAAGTCCAAGATCCTCAAGCTGGCCCCGAGCGTCGCCCTGATGGTCGCCCGCACCTCGATGCCCGCCGCGCTCCAGCGCCACGCCGAACTGGCCGAGTCCCTGGGCGCCGACCTGAAGGCCAAGAAGGTCACCGACGCCAAGGCCCGCTTCGAGAAGGCCGCGGCCCGGCTGCGCTCCGCCGCGAAGGCCAACCCGAAGATCAAGGTGCTCATCGGCTCGGCCAGCGCCGATCTGCTCTACATCTCGACCCCCGAACCCTCCGCCGACCTGCGGTACTTCAAGGAGCTCGGCGTCAACATCGTCGTACCGGACAAGGTCGACAAGGACGGCTGGTTCGAGAGCCTGAGCTGGGAGAACGCCGACAAGTACCCGGCCGACATCATCATGATGGACAACCGGAGCTCCGCCATCCAGCCGTCCGCGCTGAAGTCCAAGCCGACCTGGGGCGAGCTGCCCGCGGTCAAGGCCGGACAGGTCATCCCGCGCTCCACGACGGACCCGATCTTCTCCTACGACAAGTGCGCCCCGGCCCTGGAGGCGCTGGCCAAGGCGATAGAGACCGCGAAGAAGGTCAGCTGA
- a CDS encoding siderophore-interacting protein, giving the protein MTTAAIAPFRFFGLHVVRTRRLGPSMVRITFGGEDLRDFAAGGRDQSLSLFLPHPGQQEPRLPAGENWFAEWRALPDDVRAVLRSYTVREQRRDPDEVDIDFALHGAAASAADAASGPASRWARQATPGQRVRVLGPAVEHNTAVRFQPPTGTDSVLIWADETALPAASAILEWLPAGTRAQVWLEVQHAADRQPLRTEANARVTWLVRDEGAPAAIDAVRAAELPGAHPYAWIAGESGCVKELRRHLVRERQVDRRQVTFVGYWRRGLSEEQLRETAARAA; this is encoded by the coding sequence ATGACGACGGCCGCCATCGCCCCCTTCCGTTTCTTCGGCCTGCATGTCGTACGGACCCGGCGGCTCGGCCCGTCGATGGTCCGCATCACGTTCGGCGGCGAGGACCTCAGGGACTTCGCCGCCGGGGGCCGTGACCAGAGCCTCTCCCTCTTCCTGCCCCACCCGGGGCAGCAGGAGCCCCGACTGCCCGCCGGCGAGAACTGGTTCGCCGAGTGGCGGGCGCTGCCCGACGACGTACGGGCCGTGCTGCGCTCGTACACCGTGCGCGAGCAGCGCCGCGACCCCGACGAGGTCGACATCGACTTCGCGCTGCACGGCGCGGCGGCCTCGGCCGCGGACGCGGCGAGCGGCCCCGCCTCCCGGTGGGCCCGGCAGGCCACGCCAGGACAGCGGGTCCGCGTCCTGGGGCCCGCCGTCGAGCACAACACGGCCGTCCGCTTCCAGCCGCCCACCGGCACCGACTCGGTGCTGATCTGGGCGGACGAGACCGCGCTGCCCGCCGCCTCGGCCATCCTGGAGTGGCTGCCGGCCGGCACCAGGGCCCAGGTCTGGCTTGAGGTCCAGCACGCCGCCGACCGGCAGCCGCTGCGGACCGAGGCGAACGCGCGGGTCACCTGGCTCGTGCGGGACGAGGGCGCCCCGGCCGCCATCGACGCCGTACGCGCGGCCGAGCTGCCCGGCGCGCACCCGTACGCCTGGATCGCGGGCGAGTCCGGTTGCGTCAAGGAGCTGCGCCGCCATCTCGTACGGGAGCGCCAAGTCGACCGCAGACAGGTCACGTTCGTCGGCTACTGGCGCCGTGGGCTCAGCGAGGAACAGCTGAGGGAGACCGCGGCGCGCGCCGCCTGA
- a CDS encoding pyridoxal phosphate-dependent decarboxylase family protein: MRSHLLNDTTAEQYRLTATAAVERVAAQLASTKKPFTGISHQELAPVLDSVDLDKPLGTAEAALDELGTVYLRDAVYFHHPRYLAHLNCPVVIPAVVAEAVLSAVNSSLDTWDQSAGGTLIEQRLIDWTAGRIGYGPGADGVFTSGGSQSNLQALLLAREEAKTTDASLLRVFASECSHFSVQKSAKLLGLGPEAVVSIPCDQDKRMQTLALARELERCRADGAVPMAVVATAGTTDFGSIDPLPEIAELCARYGTWMHVDAAYGCGLLVSRRRARLEGIEHADSVTVDYHKSFFQPVSSSALVVRDGVTLRHATYHADYLNPRSAAESRIPNQVDKSLQTTRRFDALKLWMTLRVMGADAVGGLFDEVVDLAEEGWKLLAADPRFDVAVEPQLSTLVFRYIPGDVISPALIDRANRYARKALFASGDAVVAGTTVSGRAYLKFTLLNPQTTLADIAAVLELLAEHAGQYLGETLVHAS; the protein is encoded by the coding sequence ATGCGCTCACACCTGCTCAACGACACGACAGCGGAGCAGTACCGCCTCACTGCCACCGCAGCAGTCGAGCGGGTGGCGGCCCAACTCGCCTCCACCAAAAAGCCGTTCACCGGAATCTCGCACCAGGAACTCGCCCCCGTCCTGGACTCCGTCGACCTGGACAAGCCGCTGGGCACCGCGGAAGCCGCCCTGGACGAACTCGGCACCGTCTACCTGCGGGACGCCGTCTACTTCCACCACCCCCGCTATCTGGCCCATCTGAACTGCCCGGTCGTCATCCCCGCGGTGGTCGCCGAGGCCGTGCTCTCCGCCGTCAACTCCTCGCTGGACACCTGGGACCAGAGCGCGGGCGGCACCCTGATCGAGCAGCGCCTCATCGACTGGACGGCCGGCCGGATCGGCTACGGTCCGGGCGCCGACGGCGTCTTCACCAGCGGCGGATCGCAGTCCAACCTCCAGGCGCTGCTTTTGGCCCGCGAGGAGGCGAAGACCACCGATGCCTCCCTGCTGCGAGTGTTCGCCTCCGAATGCAGCCACTTCAGCGTCCAGAAGTCCGCGAAACTGCTCGGTCTCGGCCCCGAAGCGGTCGTCTCCATCCCCTGCGACCAGGACAAGCGCATGCAGACCCTGGCGCTCGCCCGTGAGCTGGAGCGCTGCCGCGCCGACGGCGCCGTCCCGATGGCCGTCGTCGCCACCGCCGGGACCACCGACTTCGGCTCCATCGACCCGCTGCCCGAGATCGCCGAGCTCTGCGCCCGGTACGGCACCTGGATGCACGTCGACGCCGCGTACGGCTGCGGGCTGCTCGTCTCCCGCAGGCGCGCCCGTCTCGAAGGCATCGAGCACGCCGACTCGGTCACCGTCGACTACCACAAGTCCTTCTTCCAGCCGGTGAGTTCGAGCGCGCTGGTGGTACGGGACGGGGTCACCCTGCGGCACGCCACGTACCACGCGGACTACCTCAACCCGCGCTCCGCCGCCGAGTCCCGCATCCCGAACCAGGTCGACAAGTCCCTCCAGACCACCCGGCGCTTCGACGCCCTCAAGCTGTGGATGACGCTGCGCGTGATGGGCGCCGACGCCGTGGGCGGGCTCTTCGACGAGGTGGTCGACCTCGCCGAAGAGGGGTGGAAGCTCCTCGCCGCCGACCCGCGCTTCGATGTGGCCGTCGAACCTCAGCTCTCCACCCTCGTCTTCCGCTACATCCCCGGCGATGTCATCAGCCCCGCGCTGATCGACCGGGCCAACCGGTATGCGCGCAAAGCCCTGTTCGCGTCGGGCGACGCCGTCGTCGCCGGTACGACGGTCAGCGGCCGCGCCTATCTGAAATTCACCCTGCTCAACCCGCAGACCACCCTCGCCGACATCGCGGCCGTCCTCGAACTCCTCGCCGAGCACGCCGGCCAGTACCTGGGAGAAACCCTTGTCCACGCCTCTTGA
- a CDS encoding lysine N(6)-hydroxylase/L-ornithine N(5)-oxygenase family protein, which yields MSTPLEPHAPYDFIAVGLGPFNLGLACLADPVDELNGLFLESKPDFDWHSGMFLEGSTLQTPFMSDLVTLADPTSPYSFLNYLKESGRLYSFYIRESFYPLREEFNDYCRWAAAKIPAIRFGESVTEVTYEERDAVYAVRTAGGAVYRGRRLVLGTGTPAYLPEPCRDLGGDLIHNSRYLEAKETLQAKESVTVVGSGQSAAEIYYDLLQDIDQHGYALNWVTRSPRFFPLEYTKLTLEMTSPEYVDYFHGLPSRTRDRLNVSQKNLYKGINSELIDAIFDLLYAKNRRGPVATRLMTNTSLETAGYDHGTYTLGLRQQEQEKDFTLATQGLVLATGYKYRVPEFLAPVHDRINWDEQGRFDVHRNYSIDPDRTIYVQNAELHTHGFVAPDLGMAAYRNSCIIRELLGGQEYYPVEKTIAFQEFTA from the coding sequence TTGTCCACGCCTCTTGAGCCCCACGCGCCTTACGACTTCATCGCGGTCGGGCTCGGACCGTTCAATCTGGGGCTCGCCTGCCTGGCCGACCCGGTCGACGAACTGAACGGCCTCTTCCTGGAGTCCAAGCCGGACTTCGACTGGCACAGCGGGATGTTCCTGGAGGGCTCCACGCTCCAGACGCCCTTCATGTCCGACCTGGTCACCCTGGCCGACCCCACATCGCCGTACTCCTTCCTCAACTACCTGAAGGAATCCGGGCGGCTGTACTCCTTCTACATCCGCGAGAGCTTCTATCCGCTGCGCGAGGAGTTCAACGACTACTGCCGGTGGGCCGCCGCGAAGATACCCGCGATCCGCTTCGGCGAGTCGGTGACCGAGGTGACGTACGAGGAGCGGGACGCGGTCTACGCAGTGCGCACCGCGGGCGGCGCCGTGTACCGGGGACGCAGACTCGTCCTCGGCACCGGAACCCCCGCGTACCTCCCGGAACCCTGCCGTGACCTCGGCGGCGACCTGATCCACAACTCCCGCTACCTGGAGGCGAAGGAGACCCTCCAGGCCAAGGAGTCGGTCACCGTCGTCGGCAGCGGGCAGAGCGCCGCCGAGATCTACTACGACCTGCTCCAGGACATCGACCAGCACGGGTACGCGCTGAACTGGGTGACCCGCTCTCCCCGCTTCTTCCCGCTGGAGTACACGAAACTCACGCTGGAGATGACGTCGCCCGAGTACGTGGACTACTTCCACGGGCTGCCGTCCCGGACCCGCGACCGGCTCAACGTGTCGCAGAAGAACCTCTACAAGGGGATCAACTCCGAGCTGATCGACGCCATCTTCGACCTGCTGTACGCGAAGAACCGGCGCGGCCCGGTGGCGACCCGGCTGATGACCAACACCTCGCTGGAGACGGCTGGTTACGACCACGGCACCTACACGCTGGGGCTGCGCCAGCAGGAACAGGAGAAGGACTTCACCCTCGCCACCCAGGGGCTCGTCCTGGCCACCGGCTACAAGTACCGGGTGCCCGAATTCCTCGCCCCGGTGCACGACCGGATCAACTGGGACGAGCAGGGTCGTTTCGACGTCCACCGCAACTACAGCATCGACCCGGACCGGACGATCTACGTACAGAACGCCGAACTGCACACCCACGGCTTCGTCGCACCCGACCTCGGGATGGCCGCGTACCGCAACTCGTGCATCATCCGCGAGCTGCTCGGCGGCCAGGAGTACTACCCGGTCGAAAAGACCATCGCTTTCCAGGAGTTCACCGCATGA
- a CDS encoding GNAT family N-acetyltransferase: protein MNRFTIRPLDLRTDAELVHGWVTHPKSVYWMMQDLNLTEVEREYMAIAAAEHHDAFIGLHGSTPAFLMERYDPAHVELKGLYEPEPGDVGMHFLVAPTDNPVHGFTRAVITAVMTELFADPATRRVVVEPDIRNTAVHALNKAVGFEAVRELAKPEKTALLSVCTRAAFEGARR, encoded by the coding sequence ATGAACCGCTTCACCATCCGCCCGCTGGACCTCCGTACCGACGCCGAGCTGGTGCACGGCTGGGTCACCCACCCCAAGTCCGTCTACTGGATGATGCAGGACTTGAACCTCACCGAAGTCGAGCGCGAGTACATGGCGATAGCGGCGGCGGAGCACCACGACGCCTTCATAGGACTGCACGGCTCCACACCTGCGTTCCTGATGGAGCGGTACGACCCCGCCCACGTCGAGCTCAAGGGCCTCTACGAACCCGAACCCGGCGATGTCGGCATGCACTTCCTGGTCGCGCCCACCGACAACCCCGTGCACGGCTTCACCCGGGCGGTGATCACGGCTGTGATGACCGAGCTGTTCGCGGACCCGGCGACGCGCCGGGTCGTGGTGGAGCCCGACATACGCAACACGGCGGTCCACGCGCTCAACAAGGCCGTCGGCTTCGAGGCGGTGCGCGAACTGGCGAAGCCCGAGAAGACCGCGCTGCTGAGCGTCTGCACCCGCGCCGCGTTCGAGGGAGCCCGCCGATGA
- a CDS encoding IucA/IucC family protein: protein MSSHLTPVLWAEAERQLIRKALAEFSHERLLSPQPFGDGPAPLGPAGTGETPSSVPSESSAHGEFSVRSDDGGTEYRFRARILALDHWHIPADSITRHRGTEELPLDALEFFIELREVLGLSDAILPVYLEEISSTLSSTAYKLARQAEHPVSAAQLAASGFQDIETGMTEGHPCFVANNGRLGFGSDEYLSYAPEAASPVRLIWLAARRDHATFSAGAGLDYESLIRAELGAETLERFAATMTGLGLDLDAYFLIPVHPWQWRNKLSVTFAAEVAKQRLVLLGHGDDSYLAQQSIRTFFNTSDPAKHYVKTALSVLNMGFMRGLSAAYMEATPAINDWLGQLIESDPLLKATGLTIIRERASIGYHHRQYEQATVKGSPYRKMLAALWRESPVPSLEPGERLATMASLLHTDRDGASFAGALIAESGLEPAVWLRRYLDAYFTPLLHSFYAYDLVYMPHGENVILVIEDGVVRRAVYKDIAEEIAVMDPDAVLPPDVERVRADVPDDMKLLSLFTDVFDCFFRFLGATLATDGVLGEDEFWQTVGTCVRDYQSSVPQLADKFRQYDLFAPEFALSCLNRLQLRNNQQMVDLQDPAGALQLSGTLKNPIA, encoded by the coding sequence ATGAGCAGCCATCTGACCCCCGTACTCTGGGCCGAGGCCGAGCGGCAGTTGATCCGCAAGGCGCTGGCGGAGTTCTCGCACGAGCGGCTGCTGTCCCCTCAGCCGTTCGGCGACGGGCCCGCCCCTCTCGGTCCCGCCGGAACAGGGGAAACCCCGTCCTCCGTACCCAGTGAGTCCTCCGCACACGGCGAGTTCTCCGTACGCAGTGACGACGGCGGGACCGAGTACCGGTTCCGAGCCCGGATCCTCGCCCTCGACCACTGGCACATCCCGGCCGATTCCATCACCCGCCACCGCGGCACCGAAGAACTCCCGCTGGACGCACTGGAGTTCTTCATCGAGCTGCGGGAGGTGCTGGGGCTGAGCGACGCGATCCTGCCGGTCTATCTGGAGGAGATCTCCTCCACGCTGTCCAGCACGGCGTACAAACTGGCCCGGCAGGCCGAACACCCCGTCTCCGCCGCCCAGCTGGCCGCGTCCGGCTTCCAGGACATCGAGACCGGGATGACCGAGGGCCACCCCTGTTTCGTCGCCAACAACGGCCGCCTGGGATTCGGTTCGGACGAGTACCTCAGCTACGCGCCGGAGGCGGCGAGCCCGGTCCGGCTGATCTGGCTGGCCGCCCGGCGCGACCACGCCACCTTCAGCGCGGGCGCAGGACTCGACTACGAGTCACTGATCCGGGCCGAACTGGGCGCGGAGACCCTGGAGCGGTTCGCCGCGACCATGACCGGGCTCGGCCTGGATCTCGACGCGTACTTCCTGATCCCTGTGCACCCCTGGCAGTGGCGGAACAAACTCTCCGTCACCTTCGCCGCCGAGGTGGCCAAGCAGCGGCTCGTGCTACTGGGGCACGGCGACGACTCGTACCTCGCGCAGCAGTCCATCCGTACCTTCTTCAACACCAGCGACCCGGCGAAGCACTACGTCAAAACAGCGCTGTCGGTGCTCAACATGGGCTTCATGCGGGGGCTCTCCGCCGCGTACATGGAGGCCACGCCCGCGATCAACGACTGGCTCGGGCAGCTCATCGAGAGCGACCCACTGCTGAAGGCCACCGGCCTGACGATCATCCGTGAGCGCGCCTCGATCGGCTACCACCACCGGCAGTACGAGCAGGCGACCGTGAAGGGCTCGCCGTACCGCAAGATGCTGGCCGCGCTCTGGCGGGAGAGCCCGGTGCCCTCCCTCGAACCGGGCGAGCGCCTCGCCACCATGGCGTCGCTGCTGCACACCGACCGGGACGGCGCCTCGTTCGCGGGTGCGCTCATCGCCGAGTCGGGTCTCGAACCGGCCGTCTGGCTGCGCCGCTACCTCGACGCGTACTTCACCCCGCTGCTGCACAGCTTCTACGCCTACGACCTCGTCTACATGCCGCACGGCGAGAACGTGATCCTGGTCATCGAGGACGGCGTGGTGCGGCGGGCGGTCTACAAGGACATCGCCGAGGAGATCGCGGTGATGGACCCCGACGCGGTGCTGCCGCCGGACGTCGAGCGCGTCCGCGCCGACGTACCGGACGACATGAAACTCCTGTCGCTGTTCACCGATGTCTTCGACTGCTTCTTCCGCTTCCTCGGCGCGACGCTGGCGACCGATGGCGTGCTCGGCGAGGACGAGTTCTGGCAGACCGTCGGCACCTGCGTACGGGACTACCAGAGCTCGGTGCCCCAACTGGCCGACAAGTTCCGCCAGTACGACCTGTTCGCGCCGGAGTTCGCACTGTCCTGCCTCAACCGGCTCCAGCTGCGCAACAACCAGCAGATGGTGGACCTTCAGGACCCGGCGGGTGCGCTCCAGCTCTCCGGGACCCTGAAGAACCCGATCGCCTGA
- a CDS encoding beta-N-acetylhexosaminidase, which translates to MRLHRTLESRSLPRLLGTFLLVAAAGFAGTGAAPAATPAASAAPTVRPLGAIIPAPSSVHAGGAPYAITGRTHIRADSAAARQVGSYLAGLLRPSTGYPLPVTGGSHGGRGAITLTLSPREHGLGDEGYRLVSSADGVTITAEKAAGLFHGVQTLRQQLPAAVEAHRRQPGPWQVAGGTVTDVPRYAYRGAMLDVSRHFFTVQQVERYIDELALYKINKLHLHLSDDQGWRIAISSWPKLATYGGSTEVGGGKGGYYTQADYREIVRYAASRHQEVIPEIDLPSHTNAALASYPELNCDGVAPPLYTGTDVGFSSLCVPKPVTYDFVDDVVRELAALTPGQYLHIGGDEAHSTSQADYDAFMDKAKAIVGKHGKKVEGWHQITAAAPVKGEVAQYWGYDGTGAAERAQVVDAAKKGTKLVISPADRAYLDMKYTADTKLGLSWAGLVEVQRSYDWNPATYLAGAPAGSVIGVEAPLWSETLTTSEDIDYMAFPRLPGIAELGWSPQSTHDWGAYRTRLAAQAPRWDALGIDYYRSPQVDWPAQQ; encoded by the coding sequence GTGAGACTGCACAGAACACTCGAATCCAGGTCCCTGCCCCGGCTTCTCGGTACGTTCCTCCTCGTCGCGGCCGCCGGATTCGCCGGCACCGGCGCGGCCCCGGCCGCCACCCCCGCCGCGTCCGCCGCCCCCACCGTCCGCCCACTCGGCGCGATCATCCCCGCGCCCTCCTCCGTCCACGCCGGCGGAGCCCCGTACGCGATCACCGGCAGGACGCACATCCGGGCGGACTCCGCAGCCGCGCGCCAGGTCGGCTCGTATCTGGCGGGGCTGCTCAGGCCCTCCACCGGATACCCGCTGCCGGTCACCGGCGGCTCGCACGGCGGCCGGGGCGCCATCACGCTGACGCTCAGCCCCCGTGAACACGGCCTCGGCGACGAGGGATACCGGCTGGTCAGTTCCGCGGACGGGGTCACGATCACAGCGGAGAAGGCCGCCGGACTCTTCCACGGCGTCCAGACGCTGCGCCAGCAGCTGCCCGCCGCTGTCGAGGCACACCGGCGGCAGCCCGGCCCGTGGCAGGTCGCGGGCGGCACCGTCACCGATGTGCCCCGGTACGCCTACCGGGGCGCCATGCTCGATGTCTCGCGGCACTTCTTCACCGTCCAGCAGGTCGAGCGGTACATCGATGAGCTGGCGCTCTACAAGATCAACAAACTGCATCTGCATCTGAGCGACGACCAGGGCTGGCGCATCGCCATCTCCTCCTGGCCGAAACTGGCCACGTACGGCGGCTCGACCGAGGTCGGCGGCGGCAAGGGCGGCTACTACACCCAGGCGGACTACCGGGAGATCGTGCGCTACGCGGCCTCGCGCCACCAGGAGGTCATCCCCGAGATCGATCTGCCCTCGCACACCAACGCGGCCCTGGCCTCCTACCCCGAGCTGAACTGCGACGGCGTCGCGCCCCCGCTCTACACGGGCACCGACGTCGGCTTCAGTTCGCTGTGCGTGCCCAAGCCGGTGACGTACGACTTCGTGGACGATGTGGTGCGCGAGCTGGCCGCGCTCACCCCCGGCCAGTATCTGCACATCGGCGGCGACGAGGCGCACTCCACGAGCCAGGCCGACTACGACGCCTTCATGGACAAGGCGAAGGCCATCGTCGGCAAGCACGGCAAGAAGGTCGAGGGCTGGCACCAGATCACCGCGGCCGCCCCGGTGAAGGGCGAGGTCGCCCAGTACTGGGGGTACGACGGCACCGGTGCCGCCGAGCGGGCGCAGGTCGTGGACGCGGCGAAGAAGGGCACGAAGCTGGTCATCTCACCGGCCGACCGCGCGTACCTCGACATGAAGTACACGGCGGACACCAAGCTCGGCCTGTCCTGGGCCGGTCTGGTCGAGGTGCAGCGTTCGTACGACTGGAATCCGGCGACCTATCTGGCGGGCGCGCCGGCCGGTTCGGTCATCGGGGTCGAGGCGCCGCTCTGGTCGGAGACGCTGACCACCAGCGAGGACATCGACTACATGGCGTTCCCGAGGCTCCCCGGGATCGCCGAGCTGGGCTGGTCGCCGCAGTCCACCCATGACTGGGGCGCGTACCGGACCCGGCTCGCCGCGCAGGCACCCCGGTGGGACGCGCTGGGCATCGACTACTACCGGTCGCCCCAGGTGGACTGGCCCGCGCAGCAGTAG